In Artemia franciscana chromosome 4, ASM3288406v1, whole genome shotgun sequence, a single window of DNA contains:
- the LOC136026096 gene encoding probable cytosolic iron-sulfur protein assembly protein CIAO1 isoform X4 — MVALKEIEILTGHTGKVWCVAFSPDGLILASCGEDKTIRLWTKDSQSWTCKAILTEGHQRTVRSVAWSPCGRLLASASFDGTTCVWEKSGGSFECIATLEGHENEVKSATFSPSGQYLATCSRDKSVWVWEVSEDNEYECLSVLNAHSGDVKKVVWHPHVDVVASASYDNTAKLYKEEDDDWVSFATLQSHESSIWGLDFSPDGKNIVTCSEDKSIKIWREYLPGNKQNIPTKDGNPVWKCVCTIQGFTDRPIYDVAWSKLTNCIATAGGDNLIRILKEGDKSDEDSPSFEQVTSIKAHTEDVNCVTWSPKVPGFLASCSDDLTVKLWNFVE; from the coding sequence ATGGTGgctttaaaagaaattgaaatcttAACTGGACACACAGGGAAAGTATGGTGTGTTGCCTTCAGTCCTGATGGACTGATTCTAGCATCATGTGGGGAAGACAAAACTATACGTTTATGGACAAAAGATAGCCAAAGCTGGACATGTAAAGCTATTTTAACAGAGGGACATCAGAGGACAGTTCGCTCAGTTGCCTGGTCCCCTTGCGGCCGTCTTCTTGCGTCAGCTAGTTTTGATGGCACAACTTGCGTTTGGGAGAAAAGTGGTGGATCATTTGAGTGCATTGCCACGCTTGAAGGTCATGAGAATGAAGTAAAATCAGCTACCTTTTCACCTTCAGGTCAATATCTGGCTACTTGTAGTCGTGATAAAAGTGTTTGGGTGTGGGAGGTTAGTGAAGATAACGAATATGAGTGTTTAAGTGTTCTAAATGCCCATTCCGGAGATgtaaaaaaagttgtttggCACCCTCATGTAGATGTGGTTGCTTCTGCTAGCTATGACAATACTGCAAAACTATATAAGGAAGAAGATGATGACTGGGTCTCATTTGCAACACTACAGTCTCATGAATCTAGTATATGGGGGTTAGACTTCTCCCCAGATGGTAAAAATATTGTAACATGTTCAGAGGataaaagcataaaaatttggCGTGAGTATTTACCAggaaataagcaaaatattccAACGAAAGACGGAAATCCCGTTTGGAAATGTGTCTGCACAATACAAGGATTTACAGATAGACCTATTTATGATGTTGCTTGGTCTAAACTCACAAACTGTATTGCAACAGCTGGAGGTGATAATCTCATCCGAATACTAAAGGAAGGTGATAAAAGTGATGAAGATTCGCCCAGTTTTGAACAAGTGACTTCGATTAAAGCTCATACTGAAGATGTGAATTGTGTGACCTGGAGTCCAAAAGTTCCAGGTTTTTTAGCCTCCTGCAGTGATGATTTGACAGTCAAACTTTGGAATTTTGTTGAATAA
- the LOC136026096 gene encoding probable cytosolic iron-sulfur protein assembly protein CIAO1 homolog isoform X3, with product MNKNVHRMVALKEIEILTGHTGKVWCVAFSPDGLILASCGEDKTIRLWTKDSQSWTCKAILTEGHQRTVRSVAWSPCGRLLASASFDGTTCVWEKSGGSFECIATLEGHENEVKSATFSPSGQYLATCSRDKSVWVWEVSEDNEYECLSVLNAHSGDVKKVVWHPHVDVVASASYDNTAKLYKEEDDDWVSFATLQSHESSIWGLDFSPDGKNIVTCSEDKSIKIWREYLPGNKQNIPTKDGNPVWKCVCTIQGFTDRPIYDVAWSKLTNCIATAGGDNLIRILKEGDKSDEDSPSFEQVTSIKAHTEDVNCVTWSPKVPGFLASCSDDLTVKLWNFVE from the coding sequence AATGGTGgctttaaaagaaattgaaatcttAACTGGACACACAGGGAAAGTATGGTGTGTTGCCTTCAGTCCTGATGGACTGATTCTAGCATCATGTGGGGAAGACAAAACTATACGTTTATGGACAAAAGATAGCCAAAGCTGGACATGTAAAGCTATTTTAACAGAGGGACATCAGAGGACAGTTCGCTCAGTTGCCTGGTCCCCTTGCGGCCGTCTTCTTGCGTCAGCTAGTTTTGATGGCACAACTTGCGTTTGGGAGAAAAGTGGTGGATCATTTGAGTGCATTGCCACGCTTGAAGGTCATGAGAATGAAGTAAAATCAGCTACCTTTTCACCTTCAGGTCAATATCTGGCTACTTGTAGTCGTGATAAAAGTGTTTGGGTGTGGGAGGTTAGTGAAGATAACGAATATGAGTGTTTAAGTGTTCTAAATGCCCATTCCGGAGATgtaaaaaaagttgtttggCACCCTCATGTAGATGTGGTTGCTTCTGCTAGCTATGACAATACTGCAAAACTATATAAGGAAGAAGATGATGACTGGGTCTCATTTGCAACACTACAGTCTCATGAATCTAGTATATGGGGGTTAGACTTCTCCCCAGATGGTAAAAATATTGTAACATGTTCAGAGGataaaagcataaaaatttggCGTGAGTATTTACCAggaaataagcaaaatattccAACGAAAGACGGAAATCCCGTTTGGAAATGTGTCTGCACAATACAAGGATTTACAGATAGACCTATTTATGATGTTGCTTGGTCTAAACTCACAAACTGTATTGCAACAGCTGGAGGTGATAATCTCATCCGAATACTAAAGGAAGGTGATAAAAGTGATGAAGATTCGCCCAGTTTTGAACAAGTGACTTCGATTAAAGCTCATACTGAAGATGTGAATTGTGTGACCTGGAGTCCAAAAGTTCCAGGTTTTTTAGCCTCCTGCAGTGATGATTTGACAGTCAAACTTTGGAATTTTGTTGAATAA